The Corylus avellana chromosome ca8, CavTom2PMs-1.0 genome has a segment encoding these proteins:
- the LOC132191127 gene encoding putative EG45-like domain containing protein 1 gives MEMHSFILVGIIASFLSAASAVPGIATFYTSYVPSACYGNQYNGVMIAAAGDAIWNGGAACGKFYTVRCTGARNAVPHPCKGGSVTVKIVDHCPGCPSTLDLSREAFSKIADPVAGIINIDYR, from the exons ATGGAGATGCATAGCTTCATTTTGGTAGGCATCATTGCAAGCTTTCTCTCGGCAGCTTCAGCAGTCCCTGGAATTGCCACCTTCTACACAAGCTATGTTC CTTCTGCGTGCTACGGCAACCAGTATAATGGGGTGATGATCGCGGCAGCCGGAGACGCCATATGGAATGGTGGGGCTGCATGTGGCAAATTTTACACCGTTAGATGCACGGGAGCCCGGAACGCAGTACCGCATCCTTGCAAGGGTGGCAGCGTGACTGTGAAGATTGTGGATCACTGTCCCGGATGCCCATCAACCCTCGATTTGTCACGAGAAGCGTTTTCCAAGATTGCTGATCCTGTGGCTGGAATTATCAACATTGATTATCGTTGA
- the LOC132190317 gene encoding RING-H2 finger protein ATL56-like — protein MPPHHDYNNQTPAVVPPPLKANPKVLSLLLKAIIMILLTSLFFLFLGLASAALLLLHLSLSSHRQNHRRSSLPSTTPSSGLPPKDLNALPHFRLKKDVRKYGALEGDECVVCLDAFRDGQCCRQLAACGHVFHKRCVDSWLLKVAACPICRARVRLNAATKGLMLGMEDEDKQSWGVW, from the coding sequence ATGCCTCCTCATCACGACTACAACAACCAAACGCCGGCGGTGGTACCACCACCATTAAAAGCGAATCCAAAGGTCCTGTCGCTCCTCCTGAAGGCCATCATCATGATCCTCCTCACctccctcttcttcctcttcctagGGCTCGCCTCCGCCGCCTTGCTCCTCCTCCACCTCTCCCTCTCCTCCCACCGCCAGAACCACCGCCGCTCTTCTCTTCCCTCCACCACCCCATCTTCTGGGCTCCCCCCCAAGGACCTTAACGCGCTCCCCCACTTCAGATTGAAGAAGGACGTCCGGAAGTACGGCGCCCTAGAAGGAGACGAATGCGTGGTCTGCCTCGACGCCTTCAGGGACGGCCAGTGCTGCAGGCAGCTCGCCGCGTGCGGTCACGTCTTCCACAAGAGGTGCGTGGACTCGTGGCTCCTCAAGGTCGCCGCCTGCCCGATTTGCCGGGCTCGTGTTCGATTAAATGCGGCAACTAAGGGTTTGATGTTGGGTATGGAGGACGAGGATAAGCAGTCGTGGGGGGTTTGGTAG